The DNA segment GTCATACTCGAGTGCATACGTACCGTCGTCACGCTTGACCACGATCGAAACCGGCAGAAACTCAACCAGCCTTTCGCATACACCAACAGGCCCTGCACCAGGTCCGCCCCCGCCGTGCGGAGTCGCGAATGTCTTATGCAGGTTCAGATGAACGATATCGAAACCCATATCGCCGGGCCTGACCTTGCCCACGATCGCATTGAGATTCGCACCGTCATAATACGCAAGCCCGTCAACGCTGTGGATAATATCGCAAATTTCCTTCACATGCGGATTGAACAGACCAAGCGTATTCGGACACGTCAGCATCAACCCTGCAGTCTCATCATCCACCATATCCTTGAGTACTTCCAGACACATCAGCCCTTCGTCATCACTGGGCACGACCTTGACCGTATAGCCCGCGATGGCAGCCGACGCAGGATTCGTACCGTGCGCACTGTCCGGCACCAGAATAGTTTTCTTCTTGTTGCCCTTCGCACGGTGATAAGCCGCCATCATCATAATACCTGTGAGCTCACCATGCGCTCCCGCCATTGGCTGCATGGTAAACGCCGCCATCCCGCATATCTCACGCAGCGCGATATCCATATCGTAGATCACTTCCAAAGCGCCTTGCGTAAGCATACCGCCGCCTCGAAGCTGCGGCAGCAGCGGGTGAATATCCGAAAACCCCGGCATCGCAGCAATACGCTCAGCCATCTTCGGATTGTACTTCATCGTACACGAGCCAAGCGGATAGAAATTCGTGTCCACACCAAAGTTGGCACGTGACAGTTCGGTATAATGTCTCACCACATCCAGCTCGCTCAGCTCCGGCAAAGCGGGATCATCATCGCGAAGAAATTCTTCCTTCAGATGGATCGACGTCGGCACATCACTCGGAGCTACTTCGTGTCCGACCCGACCCTGTACAGATTTTTCGAATACGAGCTTCATAGTATAGCCTCCAATGCGTCAGCAAGGGTGCTGATTTCCTGTTTCGTTCGCTTCTCCGTAACAGCAATGAGCAGAGCATTATCCATGCCCTCGTAATACCTGCTCAGCGGGAACCCGGCCGCTATGCCCTTCTCGATCAGCTTGCTAACCACGTCAGTAGCATCAGTCGGCAGATCGATCACGAATTCATTATAGAACCAGTTCTTGCCCCAACGCGCCTTCACGCCCGGCACCGCGGTCAGACGATCGAACGCATAACTCGCCTTGTCCGCACAGAGATTGGCAATATCTTTAAGCCCCTTCTTGCCCAGCAGAGACATATATATCGATGCCTGCAACGCACACAGTGCCTCGTTCGAACAGATATTCGAAGTCGCCTTGTCCCGCCTGATATGCTGCTCGCGAGCCTGCAGCGTCAGCACATAACCGCGATTGCCCTCACCGTCAGTAGTCTCCGCCGCGATTCGACCAGGCATCTTACGCATGAGTTTGCGAGTCGTCGCCAGAA comes from the Anaerohalosphaera lusitana genome and includes:
- the gcvPB gene encoding aminomethyl-transferring glycine dehydrogenase subunit GcvPB, with the protein product MKLVFEKSVQGRVGHEVAPSDVPTSIHLKEEFLRDDDPALPELSELDVVRHYTELSRANFGVDTNFYPLGSCTMKYNPKMAERIAAMPGFSDIHPLLPQLRGGGMLTQGALEVIYDMDIALREICGMAAFTMQPMAGAHGELTGIMMMAAYHRAKGNKKKTILVPDSAHGTNPASAAIAGYTVKVVPSDDEGLMCLEVLKDMVDDETAGLMLTCPNTLGLFNPHVKEICDIIHSVDGLAYYDGANLNAIVGKVRPGDMGFDIVHLNLHKTFATPHGGGGPGAGPVGVCERLVEFLPVSIVVKRDDGTYALEYDRPNSIGYIAPFYGNFGIVLRAYAYILMCGKEGLPRIAENAVLNANYIKEKLKPYFEIAVDKVCKHECVFSASKQNEHDVHGMDIAKGLIDEGYHPPTMYFPLIVKEALMVEPTETESKETIDGFIEAMIRIAKKAEAEPDELTKAPLTTAVGRLDETKAAKELNLADVG